A region from the Paraburkholderia youngii genome encodes:
- a CDS encoding gluconokinase, protein MILIAMGVSGAGKSLIGEMLAARLHCTFTDGDAFHSAANKEKMHHGIPLTDEDRWPWLKTIRAAIEERQKAGETAVFTCSSLKRSYRDILRAGDKDVCFVYLKGSREVLSERLGHRTGHFFDPSLLQSQLDTLEEPGDDEAITVSIDLTPEQIVDEALRQLEAR, encoded by the coding sequence ATGATTCTGATCGCAATGGGCGTGTCGGGCGCGGGCAAGTCTCTGATTGGCGAAATGCTGGCGGCGCGTCTGCATTGCACGTTCACCGACGGCGACGCGTTCCATAGCGCGGCGAACAAGGAGAAGATGCACCACGGCATTCCGCTCACCGACGAAGACCGCTGGCCGTGGCTGAAGACGATCCGCGCAGCGATCGAGGAAAGGCAGAAGGCGGGCGAGACGGCGGTGTTCACGTGTTCGTCGCTGAAGCGCTCGTATCGCGACATTCTGCGTGCCGGCGACAAGGACGTGTGCTTCGTCTACCTGAAGGGTTCGCGCGAGGTGCTCTCGGAGCGTCTCGGGCATCGCACCGGGCACTTCTTCGATCCGTCGCTGCTGCAAAGCCAGCTCGATACGCTCGAGGAGCCGGGTGACGATGAAGCGATCACGGTCAGCATCGATCTGACGCCGGAGCAGATCGTCGACGAGGCGCTCAGGCAGCTCGAAGCGCGCTGA
- the purB gene encoding adenylosuccinate lyase, with protein sequence MSDTRPDTLFALNALSPLDGRYAAKTEALRDWLSEAAFMRNRVTVEIHWLIALSRAGFAEVPRFSEASEQFLLQLAERFTAHDAARIKEIERVTNHDVKAVEYWLKESVKGQEELERASEFIHFACTSEDINNTSHGLMLAGAREHVILPALRSVHQRLIALAHAQAAQPMLSRTHGQPASPTTLGKEIANVAARLARAIERIAKVELLGKMNGAVGNFNAHLSAYPEFDWEAFSKDVVENRLKLTFNPYTIQIEPHDYMAELFDAISRANTILLDLDRDVWGYISLGYFKQRTKAGEIGSSTMPHKVNPIDFENSEGNLGLANATLRHLADKLPVSRWQRDLTDSTVLRNIGVAFGYSLLAYDSLIRGLDKLEVNAQRLNEDLDNCWEVLAEPVQTVMRRYGIENPYEQLKELTRGKGITREALQSFIGGLAIPQDAKDRLLEMTPGSYIGKAVDLAKRIA encoded by the coding sequence ATGTCCGACACCCGCCCCGACACCCTGTTCGCGCTGAACGCGCTCTCCCCGCTCGACGGCCGCTATGCCGCCAAAACCGAAGCCCTGCGCGACTGGCTCTCGGAAGCCGCCTTCATGCGCAATCGCGTGACGGTCGAAATCCACTGGCTGATCGCGCTGTCGCGCGCCGGCTTCGCCGAAGTGCCGCGCTTCTCCGAGGCGTCCGAGCAGTTCCTGCTGCAATTGGCCGAGCGCTTCACCGCGCACGACGCCGCGCGCATCAAGGAAATCGAGCGCGTGACGAACCACGACGTGAAGGCCGTCGAGTACTGGCTCAAGGAATCGGTGAAGGGTCAGGAAGAACTGGAGCGCGCGAGCGAGTTCATTCACTTCGCGTGCACGTCGGAAGACATCAACAACACGTCGCACGGCCTGATGCTCGCCGGCGCGCGCGAACACGTGATCCTGCCGGCGCTGCGCTCGGTGCATCAACGCCTCATCGCGCTCGCGCATGCGCAAGCCGCCCAGCCGATGCTGTCGCGCACGCACGGCCAGCCGGCCAGCCCGACCACGCTCGGCAAGGAAATCGCCAACGTCGCCGCGCGTCTCGCACGCGCGATCGAGCGTATCGCCAAGGTCGAGCTGCTCGGCAAGATGAACGGCGCGGTCGGCAACTTCAACGCGCACCTGTCCGCGTATCCGGAGTTCGACTGGGAAGCGTTCTCGAAGGACGTCGTCGAGAATCGCCTGAAGCTCACCTTCAATCCGTACACGATCCAGATCGAGCCGCACGACTACATGGCCGAGCTGTTCGATGCGATCTCGCGCGCAAACACGATCCTGCTGGATCTCGACCGTGACGTGTGGGGCTACATCTCGCTCGGCTACTTCAAGCAGCGCACCAAGGCTGGGGAAATCGGCTCGTCGACGATGCCGCACAAGGTCAACCCGATCGACTTCGAAAACTCCGAAGGCAACCTCGGCCTCGCGAACGCGACGCTACGCCATCTCGCCGACAAGCTGCCGGTGTCGCGCTGGCAGCGCGACCTGACCGACTCGACGGTGCTGCGCAACATCGGCGTCGCCTTCGGCTACTCGCTGCTCGCGTACGACTCGCTGATCCGCGGCCTCGACAAGCTCGAAGTGAACGCACAACGTCTGAACGAAGACCTCGACAACTGCTGGGAAGTGCTGGCCGAGCCGGTGCAAACGGTGATGCGCCGTTACGGCATCGAGAATCCGTACGAGCAGCTGAAGGAACTCACGCGCGGCAAGGGCATCACGCGCGAGGCGCTGCAGAGCTTCATCGGCGGCCTGGCGATTCCGCAGGACGCGAAGGACCGTCTGCTCGAAATGACGCCCGGCTCGTACATCGGCAAGGCCGTCGACCTGGCGAAGCGGATCGCCTGA
- a CDS encoding LysR family transcriptional regulator — protein sequence MELKWLEDFISLAETRSFSRSAELRHVTQPAFSRRIQALEAWLGTELIDRSVYPTRLTAAGQVFNEQALAMLSQFHEARALLRGHTAAPQATIEFAVPHTLSLTYFPRWLQRIEAQMGPIHTRLRALNVHDAALSLVEGGCDLMMGYHHPSHPVALDPARYDMLTLGHEPISPFSAPTRAGRPRHTLPGSADAPAPYLSYTPNAYLGRMTEVILANAPERLYLDRLYETDMAEGLKAMALAGHGIAFLPHSAVEDAVAEGRLIRLDRATRGTPEGQLTLSMEIRLYRDKLAAKSDDARQILVRQLWDVVSEELRQSAA from the coding sequence ATGGAACTGAAATGGCTCGAAGACTTCATTTCGCTCGCGGAAACACGTAGCTTCAGCCGCTCGGCCGAACTGCGCCACGTCACCCAGCCGGCTTTCTCGCGCCGCATCCAGGCGCTCGAAGCGTGGCTCGGCACGGAACTGATCGACCGTTCTGTTTATCCGACGCGGCTCACGGCGGCCGGGCAGGTGTTCAACGAGCAGGCGCTCGCGATGCTGTCGCAATTCCACGAGGCGCGCGCGCTGCTGCGCGGCCACACGGCGGCGCCGCAGGCGACGATCGAGTTCGCGGTCCCGCACACGCTGTCGCTGACTTACTTTCCGCGCTGGCTGCAGCGCATCGAGGCGCAGATGGGCCCGATCCACACGCGGCTGCGCGCGCTGAACGTGCACGATGCGGCGCTGTCGCTGGTCGAAGGCGGCTGCGATCTCATGATGGGCTACCACCATCCGAGCCACCCGGTCGCGCTCGATCCGGCGCGCTACGACATGCTGACGCTCGGCCACGAGCCGATCAGCCCGTTCTCGGCGCCGACCCGCGCGGGCCGTCCGCGTCACACGCTGCCTGGCTCGGCCGACGCGCCAGCGCCGTATCTGTCGTACACGCCGAACGCGTACCTCGGGCGCATGACCGAGGTGATTCTCGCGAACGCGCCGGAGCGCCTGTACCTCGACCGGCTCTACGAAACCGACATGGCAGAGGGGCTGAAAGCGATGGCGCTCGCGGGTCACGGCATCGCGTTTCTGCCGCATAGCGCGGTCGAAGATGCGGTGGCCGAAGGCCGGCTGATCCGCCTCGATCGCGCGACGCGCGGCACACCCGAAGGGCAGCTGACGCTCAGCATGGAGATTCGCCTGTACCGCGACAAGCTCGCCGCGAAAAGCGACGACGCGCGCCAGATCCTCGTGCGGCAGTTGTGGGACGTCGTGTCGGAGGAACTCCGGCAAAGCGCCGCCTGA
- a CDS encoding Glu/Leu/Phe/Val family dehydrogenase, which produces MSSQQQAAESAQAASTLQSVPSYLNKEDLGPWGNYLRQVDRVAPYLGSLSRWLETLKRPKRILVVDVPIELDNGTVAHFEGYRVQHNVSRGPGKGGVRYHQDVTLSEVMALSAWMSVKNAAVNVPYGGAKGGIRVDPRTLSRGELERVTRRYTSEIGIIIGPNTDIPAPDVNTNEQIMAWMMDTYSMNQGQTATGVVTGKPITLGGSLGRREATGRGVFVVGCEAARRIGFDIEGARIAVQGFGNVGGIAARLFQEAGAKVVAVQDHTGSVYKSTGIDAVALLDYVAKKGGVGGFPEADAITADEFWTVESDILIPAALENQITENNAGKIKTRIIVEGANGPTTTAADDILHDRGILVIPDVVANAGGVTVSYFEWVQDFSSFFWTEDEINERLERVMREAFAAVWQVSSEQNVSVRTAAFIVACKRILQAREMRGLYP; this is translated from the coding sequence ATGTCATCCCAGCAACAAGCCGCAGAATCGGCACAAGCCGCCTCAACGTTGCAGTCCGTTCCCTCCTACCTCAACAAAGAAGATCTCGGCCCCTGGGGCAACTACTTGCGCCAGGTCGACCGCGTCGCGCCCTACCTCGGCTCGCTGTCCCGCTGGCTCGAAACCCTGAAGCGCCCGAAGCGCATTCTCGTCGTCGACGTGCCCATCGAACTCGATAACGGCACGGTCGCGCACTTCGAGGGCTATCGCGTGCAGCACAACGTGTCGCGCGGTCCGGGCAAGGGCGGTGTACGTTATCACCAGGACGTTACGCTCTCCGAAGTGATGGCGCTGTCCGCGTGGATGTCGGTGAAGAACGCGGCGGTGAACGTGCCGTACGGCGGCGCGAAAGGCGGCATCCGCGTCGATCCGCGCACGCTGTCGCGCGGCGAGCTCGAGCGTGTGACGCGCCGCTACACGAGCGAGATCGGCATCATCATCGGACCGAATACCGACATCCCCGCGCCGGACGTCAACACGAACGAGCAGATCATGGCGTGGATGATGGACACGTACTCGATGAATCAGGGGCAGACGGCCACCGGCGTCGTGACCGGCAAGCCGATCACGCTCGGCGGCTCGCTCGGCCGCCGCGAGGCGACCGGCCGCGGCGTGTTCGTGGTGGGCTGCGAAGCGGCTCGCCGCATCGGTTTCGATATCGAAGGCGCGCGTATTGCGGTGCAGGGCTTCGGCAACGTCGGCGGCATCGCCGCGCGTCTGTTCCAGGAAGCGGGCGCGAAGGTCGTCGCGGTGCAGGACCACACCGGCTCGGTGTACAAGTCCACCGGCATCGACGCGGTCGCGCTGCTCGACTACGTCGCGAAGAAGGGCGGCGTCGGCGGATTCCCTGAAGCCGACGCGATCACCGCTGACGAGTTCTGGACCGTCGAATCGGACATCCTGATTCCGGCGGCACTGGAAAACCAGATCACCGAAAACAACGCAGGCAAGATCAAGACCAGGATCATCGTCGAGGGCGCGAACGGCCCGACCACCACGGCGGCCGACGACATCCTGCACGATCGCGGCATCCTCGTGATTCCGGACGTGGTCGCGAATGCGGGCGGTGTGACAGTGTCATATTTCGAATGGGTACAGGACTTTTCGAGCTTCTTCTGGACCGAGGACGAAATCAACGAGCGCCTCGAGCGCGTGATGCGCGAAGCGTTCGCGGCGGTGTGGCAGGTTTCGAGCGAGCAGAACGTGTCGGTGCGCACGGCGGCGTTCATCGTCGCGTGTAAGCGGATTTTGCAAGCGCGCGAGATGCGCGGCTTGTATCCCTGA
- a CDS encoding glutamate/aspartate ABC transporter substrate-binding protein has product MKVKKAALLLATLGLFTVGAHAQDSGTLKKIKDTGVISLGHRESSIPFSYYDDKQNVIGYSQDYAMKIVEAVKQKLNMPNLKVKLVPVTSQNRIPLVQNGTVDIECGSTTNNLERQQQAAFTNTIFVIGTRLMTKKDSGIKDFPDLKGKTVVTTAGTTSERLLRKMNQDKSMGMNIISAKDHGESFLTLSTGRAAAFMMDDALLAGERAKSSNPNDFVIVGTPQSREAYGCMLRKNDADFKKVADDAIAKVQLSSEGETIYKRWFESPIPPKGLNLNFPMSDDMRALFKNPNDKAID; this is encoded by the coding sequence ATGAAGGTTAAAAAAGCTGCACTGTTGCTCGCCACTCTCGGATTGTTTACGGTTGGCGCGCATGCGCAAGACTCGGGGACGCTGAAAAAGATCAAGGATACCGGCGTCATTTCGCTGGGCCATCGGGAGTCGTCGATTCCGTTCTCGTATTACGACGACAAGCAGAACGTGATCGGCTACTCGCAGGATTACGCGATGAAGATCGTCGAGGCCGTCAAGCAGAAGCTGAACATGCCGAACCTGAAGGTGAAGCTCGTGCCGGTCACGTCGCAGAACCGTATTCCGCTCGTGCAGAACGGCACGGTCGACATCGAGTGCGGCTCCACCACGAACAACCTCGAGCGCCAGCAACAGGCTGCCTTCACGAACACGATCTTCGTGATCGGCACGCGGTTGATGACCAAGAAAGATTCCGGTATCAAGGACTTCCCGGACCTGAAGGGCAAGACGGTCGTGACGACCGCCGGCACCACGTCCGAGCGCCTGCTTCGCAAGATGAACCAGGACAAGAGCATGGGCATGAACATCATCAGCGCAAAGGATCACGGCGAGTCGTTCCTGACGCTGTCGACGGGCCGTGCCGCCGCGTTCATGATGGACGACGCGCTGCTCGCCGGCGAGCGCGCCAAGTCGAGCAACCCGAACGATTTCGTGATCGTCGGCACGCCGCAATCGCGTGAGGCTTACGGCTGCATGCTGCGCAAGAACGACGCCGACTTCAAGAAGGTCGCTGACGACGCGATCGCGAAGGTTCAATTGTCGAGCGAAGGCGAAACGATCTACAAGCGCTGGTTCGAATCGCCGATCCCGCCGAAGGGCCTGAACCTGAACTTCCCGATGAGCGACGACATGCGTGCGCTGTTCAAGAATCCGAACGACAAGGCAATCGACTAA
- a CDS encoding amino acid ABC transporter permease, giving the protein MSYHWNWGILLSPVSTGEPTTYLGWLLSGLWVTVTVSLSAWVIALIVGSLFGVLRTVPNKWASGVGTVYVAIFRNIPLIVQFFIWYLVIPELLPVSIGTWFKQLPPSAQFFSASIVCLGLFTAARVCEQVRSGINALPRGQRAAGLAVGFTQWQTYRYVLLPVAYRIIVPPLTSEFLNIFKNSAVASTIGLLDLSAQARQLVDYTSQTYESFIAVTVAYMLINVIVMLLMRWVEAKSRLPGYIGGK; this is encoded by the coding sequence ATGTCATATCACTGGAACTGGGGCATTCTGCTGAGTCCCGTCTCCACGGGCGAGCCGACCACCTACCTGGGCTGGCTGCTCTCGGGGCTGTGGGTGACGGTCACCGTGTCGCTGTCGGCATGGGTGATCGCGCTGATCGTCGGCTCGCTGTTCGGTGTGCTGCGCACGGTGCCGAACAAATGGGCGTCGGGCGTCGGCACCGTCTACGTCGCGATTTTCCGTAACATTCCGCTGATCGTGCAGTTCTTCATCTGGTATCTGGTGATACCGGAGCTGCTGCCCGTGTCGATCGGCACCTGGTTCAAGCAATTGCCGCCGAGCGCGCAGTTCTTCTCGGCGTCGATCGTGTGTCTGGGCCTCTTCACCGCCGCGCGGGTGTGCGAGCAGGTGCGCTCGGGCATCAACGCGTTGCCGCGCGGCCAGCGTGCGGCCGGTCTCGCGGTGGGCTTCACGCAATGGCAAACGTATCGCTACGTGCTGCTGCCGGTCGCGTACCGGATCATCGTGCCGCCGCTCACCTCCGAGTTTCTGAACATCTTCAAGAACTCAGCGGTTGCCTCGACGATCGGTCTGCTCGATCTGTCCGCGCAGGCGCGTCAGCTGGTCGACTACACGTCGCAAACTTACGAGTCGTTCATCGCGGTCACGGTCGCATACATGCTGATCAACGTGATCGTGATGCTACTGATGCGCTGGGTCGAAGCGAAGTCCCGGCTGCCCGGCTATATCGGAGGCAAGTGA
- the gltK gene encoding glutamate/aspartate ABC transporter permease GltK: MHHFDWSGIPGALPTLWTGAIITFKITLVAIVFGIIWGTILAMFRLSSVKPLAWFAQGYVTLFRSIPLVMVLLWFFLIVPQVLQSVLGLSADIDIRLASAMVAFSLFEAAYYSEIIRAGIQAVPRGQVNAAFALGMTYGQAMRLIVLPQAFRAMVPLLLTQGIVLFQDTSLVYVISLADFFRTATNIGDRDGTNVEMVLFAGAVYFVICVIASSLVKGLQKKVAR; the protein is encoded by the coding sequence ATGCATCATTTCGACTGGAGCGGTATTCCGGGTGCACTGCCTACGCTGTGGACCGGCGCGATCATCACGTTCAAGATCACGCTCGTCGCGATCGTGTTCGGCATCATCTGGGGCACCATTCTCGCGATGTTTCGACTGTCGTCGGTCAAGCCTCTCGCATGGTTCGCGCAGGGCTACGTGACGCTGTTCCGTTCGATCCCGCTCGTGATGGTGCTGCTGTGGTTCTTCCTGATCGTGCCGCAGGTGCTGCAAAGCGTGCTCGGTCTGTCGGCCGACATCGACATCCGGCTCGCCTCGGCGATGGTCGCGTTCTCGCTGTTCGAGGCTGCGTACTATTCGGAGATCATCCGCGCCGGCATTCAAGCGGTGCCGCGCGGCCAGGTCAACGCGGCGTTCGCGCTCGGCATGACCTATGGGCAGGCAATGCGTCTGATCGTGCTGCCGCAGGCGTTTCGCGCGATGGTGCCGCTGCTGCTCACGCAAGGGATCGTGCTGTTTCAGGATACATCGCTCGTGTACGTGATCAGCCTTGCCGACTTCTTCCGCACGGCCACGAATATTGGCGATCGTGACGGCACGAATGTCGAGATGGTACTGTTCGCGGGTGCGGTTTATTTCGTGATCTGCGTGATCGCGTCGAGCCTCGTCAAAGGTCTTCAGAAAAAGGTCGCAAGATGA
- a CDS encoding amino acid ABC transporter ATP-binding protein produces MISIKNVSKWYGHFQVLTDCTTEVKKGEVVVVCGPSGSGKSTLIKTVNGLEPFQKGEIVINGQSLTDKKTNLSKLRSKVGMVFQHFELFPHLSIVQNLTLAQVKVLGRSNDEATAKGLKLLDRVGLRAHADKYPGQLSGGQQQRVAIARALSMDPIAMLFDEPTSALDPEMINEVLDVMVELAQEGMTMMCVTHEMGFAKKVAHRVIFMDKGLIVEDDRKEDFFANPKSDRAKDFLAKILH; encoded by the coding sequence ATGATCTCTATCAAGAATGTTTCGAAGTGGTACGGCCATTTCCAGGTGCTGACCGACTGCACGACGGAAGTCAAGAAGGGCGAAGTGGTCGTGGTGTGCGGGCCGTCCGGCTCGGGCAAGTCCACGCTGATCAAGACCGTCAACGGCCTCGAGCCGTTCCAGAAGGGCGAGATCGTCATCAACGGTCAGTCGCTGACCGACAAGAAAACCAATCTGTCGAAGCTGCGCTCGAAGGTCGGCATGGTGTTCCAGCACTTCGAGCTGTTCCCGCATCTGTCTATCGTGCAGAACCTGACGCTCGCGCAGGTCAAGGTGCTCGGCCGCTCGAACGACGAGGCGACCGCGAAGGGCCTCAAGCTGCTCGATCGCGTCGGTCTGCGCGCGCATGCGGACAAGTATCCGGGGCAGCTGTCCGGTGGTCAGCAGCAGCGCGTGGCGATTGCGCGAGCGCTGTCCATGGACCCGATCGCGATGCTGTTCGACGAGCCGACTTCGGCGCTCGACCCAGAGATGATCAACGAAGTGCTCGACGTGATGGTCGAACTCGCGCAGGAAGGCATGACGATGATGTGCGTGACGCACGAAATGGGCTTTGCGAAGAAGGTCGCGCATCGCGTGATTTTCATGGACAAGGGCTTGATCGTCGAAGACGACCGCAAGGAAGACTTTTTCGCGAATCCGAAGTCGGATCGCGCGAAGGATTTTCTCGCGAAGATTCTGCACTGA
- a CDS encoding class II glutamine amidotransferase, whose amino-acid sequence MCQLLGMNCAAPTDVTFSFTGFAARGGVTDHHADGWGIAFFEDKACRLFIDHQSSATSPIAEMVKRYPIKSKNTIAHIRKATQGHILLENCHPFMRELWGRHWIFAHNGDLQGYAPELNGVYQPVGTTDSELSFCALLQGLRKAFPGTQQPPLDELFGALEALTREITQYGVFNFLMSNGQALFAHCSTHLHYLVRHWPFSTAHLVDADVSIDFAKYTTPEDRVAVIATKPLTDNEVWTAFKPGDLLMFRHGEVIGQANIPVPDSVLEKLRNPALDASASATTIAASNGAQPVSTRGTTLSPDSETDLEAADDAAAFES is encoded by the coding sequence ATGTGCCAACTTCTCGGAATGAACTGCGCCGCGCCGACGGACGTCACGTTTTCCTTTACCGGCTTTGCGGCGCGCGGCGGCGTCACCGATCACCACGCCGACGGCTGGGGCATCGCCTTCTTTGAAGACAAGGCCTGCCGCCTGTTCATCGATCATCAATCGTCGGCCACCTCGCCGATCGCCGAGATGGTCAAGCGCTACCCGATCAAATCGAAAAACACGATCGCGCACATCCGCAAGGCGACGCAAGGGCACATCCTGCTCGAAAACTGCCACCCGTTCATGCGCGAACTGTGGGGACGTCACTGGATCTTCGCGCATAACGGCGATCTGCAGGGCTACGCGCCGGAGTTGAACGGCGTGTATCAGCCGGTCGGCACGACCGACAGCGAACTCTCGTTCTGCGCGCTGCTGCAAGGTTTGCGCAAGGCTTTTCCGGGCACGCAGCAGCCGCCGCTTGACGAGCTGTTCGGCGCGCTCGAGGCGCTCACGCGTGAAATCACGCAATACGGCGTGTTCAATTTCCTGATGTCGAACGGCCAGGCGCTGTTTGCGCATTGCTCGACGCATCTGCATTACCTCGTGCGTCACTGGCCGTTTTCGACCGCGCATCTGGTCGACGCGGACGTATCGATCGACTTCGCCAAATACACGACACCCGAAGACCGCGTCGCCGTCATCGCGACCAAGCCGCTGACCGACAACGAAGTGTGGACCGCGTTCAAGCCCGGCGATCTGCTGATGTTCCGGCATGGCGAAGTGATCGGCCAGGCCAATATCCCGGTGCCGGACTCGGTGCTCGAAAAGCTGCGCAATCCGGCCCTCGATGCATCCGCATCGGCGACGACGATCGCGGCGTCGAACGGCGCGCAGCCGGTGAGCACGCGCGGAACCACGCTTTCGCCCGACAGCGAAACCGATCTCGAAGCCGCGGATGATGCGGCGGCGTTCGAGTCATGA
- the pyrC gene encoding dihydroorotase: MTASNVSPDSVTLVRPDDWHLHVRDGAMLAAVLPDTARQFGRAIIMPNLKPPVTTTGMARAYRERIIAAIPEGAKFEPLMTLYLTDNTPPDEIRRARESGFVHGVKLYPAGATTNSDAGVTDLMKCANTLEVMQEVGMPLLVHGEVTDSDIDLFDREKVFIDRVMMPLRRAFPALKVVFEHITTKDAADYVREAGVAPELLGATITAHHLLYNRNAIFQGGIRPHYYCLPVLKRETHRVALVEAATSGDPRFFLGTDSAPHPKGLKEHACGCAGCYTALHALELYTEAFDKAGALDKLEGFASFHGPDFYRLPRNTEKITLRREEWTLPAELPAGDTPVVPLRGGESIGWRLV, translated from the coding sequence ATGACTGCTTCCAACGTTTCCCCCGATTCCGTCACGCTGGTCCGCCCGGACGACTGGCACCTGCACGTGCGCGACGGCGCGATGCTCGCGGCCGTGCTGCCTGACACCGCGCGCCAGTTCGGCCGCGCGATCATCATGCCGAACCTGAAGCCGCCGGTCACGACGACCGGGATGGCGAGGGCGTATCGCGAGCGCATCATCGCCGCGATTCCCGAGGGCGCGAAATTCGAGCCGCTGATGACGCTGTACCTGACCGACAACACGCCGCCCGACGAAATCCGCCGCGCGCGCGAGAGCGGCTTCGTGCACGGCGTGAAGCTCTATCCGGCGGGCGCGACGACGAACTCCGACGCGGGCGTCACCGATCTGATGAAGTGCGCGAATACGCTGGAAGTGATGCAGGAAGTCGGCATGCCGCTGCTCGTGCACGGCGAGGTGACGGATTCGGACATCGATCTGTTCGACCGCGAGAAGGTCTTCATCGATCGCGTGATGATGCCGCTGCGCCGGGCGTTTCCGGCGCTGAAGGTCGTGTTCGAGCACATCACGACGAAGGACGCGGCAGACTACGTCCGCGAGGCGGGCGTCGCGCCGGAACTGCTAGGAGCTACGATTACCGCGCACCATCTGCTGTACAACCGCAATGCGATTTTCCAGGGCGGCATCCGTCCGCATTACTACTGCCTGCCCGTGCTCAAGCGCGAGACGCATCGCGTCGCGCTGGTCGAGGCCGCGACCTCGGGCGATCCGCGTTTCTTCCTCGGCACCGACAGCGCGCCGCATCCGAAGGGACTGAAGGAGCACGCGTGCGGCTGCGCGGGCTGCTACACCGCGCTGCACGCGCTCGAGCTCTACACCGAGGCATTCGACAAGGCCGGCGCGCTCGACAAGCTCGAAGGCTTCGCGAGCTTTCACGGGCCGGACTTCTATCGTCTGCCGCGCAATACGGAGAAGATCACGCTGCGTCGTGAGGAATGGACGCTGCCGGCCGAGCTGCCGGCTGGTGATACGCCGGTCGTGCCGCTGCGCGGCGGCGAATCGATTGGCTGGCGTCTCGTTTGA
- a CDS encoding DUF3025 domain-containing protein, with amino-acid sequence MPEREAGQRTANIDVAANAGFALAHEAAAKAARGMATEPVPAGFAAIDWSAPWFAQFAARGQRWQQAALTGYADLLAAMNADAAQMQQTTGRGQRLAFIAQDDLPPGAAYEGHIASTGCVPTRHNLHDFFNGSMWFAFPRIKAALNARQSAELDVRGVGSTRGGVRDMLTLFDENALLFACADPALSAALRGFDWQTLFVARRDAWGRACEVRCFGHALLEKLIAPFKGCTGHAWIVDVPAEYFDWDTPARDAWLDEVVSTAVLGTDALTSRLFAPLPVLGIPGWWPENESPAFYDDTTVFRAGRRNR; translated from the coding sequence ATGCCCGAGCGTGAGGCGGGGCAGCGCACTGCCAATATTGATGTGGCGGCGAACGCGGGCTTCGCGCTAGCGCATGAAGCCGCGGCCAAAGCTGCGCGCGGCATGGCAACCGAGCCTGTGCCAGCAGGCTTCGCCGCAATCGACTGGTCGGCGCCGTGGTTCGCGCAATTCGCCGCACGCGGTCAGCGTTGGCAGCAAGCCGCGCTGACCGGCTACGCTGACCTGCTCGCCGCGATGAATGCCGACGCGGCCCAGATGCAACAGACCACCGGCCGCGGCCAGCGTCTCGCGTTTATCGCGCAGGACGATCTGCCACCGGGCGCCGCGTACGAGGGGCATATCGCGTCGACCGGTTGCGTGCCGACGCGCCACAATCTGCACGACTTCTTCAACGGTTCGATGTGGTTCGCCTTTCCGCGCATCAAGGCGGCGTTGAACGCGCGCCAGTCGGCGGAACTCGACGTGCGCGGCGTCGGCTCGACGCGTGGCGGCGTGCGCGACATGCTGACTCTGTTCGACGAAAATGCGCTGCTGTTCGCTTGCGCCGATCCTGCGCTGAGCGCCGCGCTACGTGGTTTCGACTGGCAAACGCTGTTCGTCGCACGGCGCGATGCATGGGGGCGCGCCTGCGAAGTACGTTGCTTCGGTCATGCGCTGCTGGAAAAGCTGATCGCGCCATTCAAGGGCTGCACCGGCCATGCGTGGATCGTCGACGTTCCGGCCGAATATTTCGATTGGGACACCCCGGCGCGCGACGCATGGCTCGATGAAGTGGTCAGCACGGCGGTGCTCGGCACCGACGCTTTGACGAGCCGCCTGTTCGCACCGCTGCCGGTGCTCGGCATTCCGGGCTGGTGGCCCGAGAACGAATCACCCGCGTTCTACGACGACACGACCGTGTTCCGAGCGGGGCGGCGCAACCGCTAG